The following coding sequences lie in one Hydrogenophaga sp. PBL-H3 genomic window:
- the fdh3B gene encoding formate dehydrogenase FDH3 subunit beta — translation MARMKFICDAERCIECNGCVTACKNEHEVPWGVNRRRVVTLNDGVPGEKSISVACMHCSDAPCMAVCPVNCFYRTDEGVVLHDKDVCIGCGYCSYACPFGAPQFPSQGTFGVRGKMDKCTFCAGGPEAHGSQDEFEKYGRNRLAEGKLPACAEMCSTKALLAGDGDVVADIFRNRVLQRGKGAEVWGWGTAYGTAQGTKS, via the coding sequence ATGGCAAGAATGAAATTCATCTGTGATGCAGAGCGATGCATCGAATGCAACGGTTGCGTGACCGCCTGCAAGAACGAGCACGAGGTGCCGTGGGGCGTGAACCGCCGCCGCGTGGTCACGCTCAACGACGGCGTGCCCGGCGAAAAATCGATCTCGGTGGCCTGCATGCACTGTAGCGACGCGCCCTGCATGGCCGTGTGCCCGGTGAACTGCTTCTACCGCACCGACGAAGGTGTGGTCCTGCACGACAAGGACGTGTGCATTGGCTGCGGCTACTGCTCGTACGCCTGCCCGTTCGGCGCGCCGCAGTTCCCGTCGCAAGGCACCTTTGGTGTGCGCGGCAAGATGGACAAGTGCACCTTCTGCGCCGGCGGCCCCGAAGCCCATGGCAGCCAGGACGAGTTCGAGAAGTACGGCCGCAACCGCCTGGCCGAAGGCAAGCTGCCGGCCTGCGCCGAGATGTGCTCGACCAAGGCTCTGCTCGCCGGTGACGGCGACGTGGTGGCCGACATCTTCCGCAACCGCGTGCTGCAGCGTGGCAAGGGCGCCGAAGTCTGGGGCTGGGGCACCGCCTACGGCACCGCACAAGGGACCAAATCATGA
- a CDS encoding formate dehydrogenase subunit alpha produces MLLTKKSSSVGGHASRVHSTFVHNLQRGLSSALPTMDRRAFLRRSGLGVGVGLAASQLVLVKKAKAAEGKSIDGTGKIEVKRTICTHCSVGCATDAIVENGVWVRQEPVFDSPINLGAHCAKGAALREHGHGEYRLRYPMKLVNGKYQRISWDVALTEITARMNELREASGPDSVYFVGSSKHNNEQAYLLRKFVSFWGTNNCDHQARICHSTTVAGVANTWGYGAMTNSYNDMQNSKCALYIGSNAAEAHPVSMLHMLHAKENGCKMIVVDPRFTRTAAKADEFVRIRSGTDIPFLFGILHHIFKNGWEDKKYINDRVFGMEAVKADVMAKWTPAAVEEACGVKEDQMFKVAKMLAEAKPATIVWCMGQTQHTIGNAMVRATCILQLALGNVGKSGGGTNIFRGHDNVQGATDVGPNPDSLPGYYGLAAGSWKHFAATWGVDYDWIKSKYADGMMEKPGITVSRWIDGVMENNELIDQGPNLRGVFFWGHAPNSQTRGLEMKRAMDKLDLLVVVDPYPSATASMAAMPGKPEDLNPNRAVYLLPAATQFETSGSCTASNRSLQWREKVIEPLWESRSDHMIMHQFAEKLGFAKELSKNYKMQQVKGMDEPVPEDILREINKSVWTIGYTGQSPERLKAHMRNMNAFDVKTLKAKGKVVDKETGYDMTGDYFGLPWPCYGTPEIKHPGSPNLYDTSKHVMDGGGNFRANFGVERDGKSLLAEDGSFSVGSEITTGYPEFDHVLLKKLGWWEDLTEAERTKAEGKNWKTDPTGAIIRVAMAHGCHPFGNAKARAVVWNFPDAIPQHREPIYGTRPDLVAKYPSHDDQKSRWRMPVLYKSLQAKNVENKLHEKFPLIMTSGRLVEYEGGGEETRSNPWLAELQQEMFVEINPATATERGIRNGERVWVSSPTGARINVQALVTPRVGPDTVFLPFHFSGRWQGEDMKPYYPDGAMPVVRGEAVNTATTYGYDIVTMMQETKTTICNVERA; encoded by the coding sequence ATGCTGCTGACCAAAAAATCATCCTCCGTGGGTGGACACGCATCGCGTGTGCATTCCACCTTTGTCCACAACCTGCAGCGCGGCCTGTCTTCGGCCTTGCCCACCATGGACCGCCGCGCGTTTTTGCGCCGCTCGGGGCTGGGTGTGGGCGTCGGACTGGCTGCCTCCCAGCTCGTGCTGGTGAAAAAGGCCAAGGCGGCTGAAGGCAAGTCGATCGACGGCACCGGCAAGATCGAAGTCAAGCGCACCATCTGCACCCACTGCTCGGTGGGTTGTGCCACCGATGCCATCGTGGAAAACGGCGTCTGGGTGCGTCAGGAACCGGTGTTCGACTCCCCCATCAACCTTGGCGCCCACTGCGCCAAAGGCGCGGCCTTGCGCGAGCACGGCCACGGCGAGTACCGCCTGCGCTACCCCATGAAGCTGGTCAACGGCAAATACCAGCGCATCAGCTGGGATGTGGCCCTGACCGAGATCACCGCCCGGATGAACGAACTGCGCGAGGCCAGCGGTCCCGACTCGGTGTACTTCGTGGGTTCTTCCAAGCACAACAACGAGCAGGCGTATCTGCTGCGCAAGTTCGTGAGCTTCTGGGGCACCAACAACTGCGACCACCAGGCCCGCATCTGCCACTCCACCACGGTGGCCGGTGTTGCGAACACCTGGGGTTATGGCGCCATGACCAACTCGTACAACGACATGCAGAACAGCAAGTGCGCGTTGTACATCGGCTCCAACGCCGCTGAAGCGCACCCCGTCTCCATGCTGCACATGCTGCACGCCAAGGAAAACGGCTGCAAGATGATCGTGGTCGATCCGCGCTTCACCCGCACCGCGGCCAAGGCAGACGAGTTCGTGCGCATCCGCTCCGGCACCGACATTCCTTTCCTGTTCGGCATCCTGCACCACATCTTCAAGAACGGCTGGGAAGACAAGAAGTACATCAACGACCGCGTCTTCGGCATGGAAGCCGTCAAGGCCGACGTGATGGCCAAGTGGACGCCCGCCGCTGTTGAAGAGGCCTGTGGCGTCAAGGAAGACCAGATGTTCAAGGTGGCGAAGATGCTGGCGGAAGCCAAGCCCGCCACCATCGTGTGGTGCATGGGCCAGACCCAGCACACCATCGGCAACGCCATGGTCCGCGCCACCTGCATCCTGCAGCTGGCCTTGGGCAACGTGGGCAAGAGCGGTGGCGGTACCAACATCTTCCGCGGCCACGACAACGTGCAGGGCGCCACCGATGTGGGCCCGAACCCCGACTCGCTGCCCGGCTACTACGGCCTGGCCGCCGGATCGTGGAAGCACTTCGCCGCCACCTGGGGCGTGGACTACGACTGGATCAAGTCCAAGTACGCCGACGGCATGATGGAGAAGCCTGGCATCACGGTCTCGCGCTGGATCGACGGCGTGATGGAGAACAACGAACTGATCGATCAGGGGCCGAACCTGCGCGGCGTGTTCTTCTGGGGCCATGCACCCAACTCGCAGACCCGCGGTCTGGAGATGAAGCGTGCGATGGACAAGCTCGACCTGCTGGTGGTGGTGGACCCGTATCCGTCGGCCACCGCGTCCATGGCGGCCATGCCCGGCAAGCCGGAAGACCTGAACCCCAACCGCGCCGTGTACCTGCTGCCGGCCGCCACCCAGTTCGAAACCAGTGGTTCGTGCACCGCGTCGAACCGCTCGCTGCAGTGGCGCGAGAAGGTCATCGAACCGCTGTGGGAGAGCCGCAGTGATCACATGATCATGCACCAGTTCGCTGAAAAACTCGGCTTCGCCAAGGAGCTCAGCAAGAACTACAAGATGCAGCAGGTCAAGGGCATGGACGAGCCCGTGCCCGAGGACATCCTGCGCGAGATCAACAAGTCGGTCTGGACCATTGGCTACACCGGCCAGAGCCCGGAGCGCCTGAAGGCCCACATGCGCAACATGAACGCCTTCGACGTGAAGACGCTCAAGGCCAAGGGCAAAGTGGTCGACAAGGAAACCGGCTACGACATGACCGGCGACTACTTCGGCCTGCCATGGCCTTGCTACGGCACGCCCGAGATCAAGCACCCGGGTTCGCCCAACCTGTACGACACCTCCAAGCACGTCATGGACGGCGGCGGCAACTTCCGCGCCAACTTCGGCGTGGAGCGAGATGGCAAGAGCTTGCTGGCCGAAGACGGATCGTTCTCGGTGGGCTCCGAGATCACCACCGGTTACCCCGAGTTCGACCACGTGCTGCTCAAGAAGCTGGGTTGGTGGGAAGACCTCACCGAGGCCGAGCGCACCAAGGCCGAAGGCAAGAACTGGAAGACCGACCCGACCGGCGCCATCATCCGCGTGGCCATGGCCCACGGCTGCCACCCGTTCGGCAACGCCAAGGCCCGTGCCGTGGTGTGGAACTTCCCCGACGCGATCCCGCAGCACCGCGAGCCGATCTACGGCACGCGCCCCGATCTCGTGGCCAAGTACCCCAGCCACGACGACCAGAAGAGCCGCTGGCGCATGCCTGTGCTCTACAAGTCGCTGCAGGCCAAGAACGTCGAGAACAAGCTGCACGAGAAATTCCCGCTGATCATGACCTCGGGCCGCCTGGTCGAGTACGAAGGTGGTGGCGAGGAGACCCGCTCCAACCCATGGCTGGCCGAGCTGCAGCAGGAAATGTTCGTCGAGATCAACCCGGCCACGGCCACCGAGCGCGGCATCCGCAACGGCGAGCGCGTGTGGGTGAGCAGCCCGACGGGTGCGCGCATCAACGTGCAGGCGCTCGTGACACCGCGCGTGGGACCGGACACCGTGTTCCTGCCGTTCCACTTCTCCGGCCGCTGGCAGGGCGAGGACATGAAGCCCTACTACCCCGACGGCGCGATGCCGGTGGTGCGTGGTGAGGCGGTCAACACAGCGACCACTTACGGCTACGACATCGTCACGATGATGCAGGAAACCAAGACCACGATCTGCAACGTGGAGCGTGCGTAA
- a CDS encoding formate dehydrogenase, which translates to MTKPSRPTAGEERSGLNRRTLFAGASTVGALAAAAALIPRAPAEEAAAVQATPAPTHGGGYSLSDHVKQYYQTTRI; encoded by the coding sequence ATGACCAAGCCCTCCCGCCCGACCGCAGGTGAAGAACGTTCCGGCCTCAACCGGCGCACCCTGTTTGCCGGTGCATCCACGGTTGGCGCACTCGCCGCTGCGGCAGCCTTGATCCCGCGCGCACCGGCCGAAGAAGCTGCCGCGGTGCAAGCCACGCCGGCGCCCACCCATGGTGGTGGCTACAGCCTGAGCGATCACGTCAAACAGTATTACCAGACCACCCGCATCTGA
- a CDS encoding sigma-54-dependent transcriptional regulator has product METSLLPSGPDKTLEGWPDWSILIVDDEQGMLNFLVKTLAPRCHFVMSAGSAEDGAQWLRGHHVDLIILDISLPGKSGVVWLKELREQGFTGEVILITAFADLDTAIEALRAGASDFILKPFRVPQILNAVKHCYERSRLRRENFVLRRAVSQSPGRGSALVGQSPDLQQLRASIARVAPVNSTVLLQGESGTGKELVARELHAQSSRASGPFVPVNCAAVSPELIESELFGHARGAFTGATRARDGLFHYAQGGTLFLDEIAELPLPIQATLLRAIEDLKIRPVGSEQLVPLNLRIIAATNRQLSAEVEAGRFRKDLFFRLQVVDLNLAPLRAHKQDIPELVAHFVAQLAPSLGVEPLTISAQEMDFLAQYDWPGNVRELRNLIERSLILGALNVSALYPGVNKALDNATAPTMPTDLHAMEKLHILTVLESVQGDKTRAAQLLGVSRRTLERRVAEWASP; this is encoded by the coding sequence GTGGAAACATCACTTTTGCCCTCGGGGCCCGACAAGACCCTGGAAGGCTGGCCCGACTGGTCGATCCTGATCGTTGATGACGAACAGGGCATGCTGAACTTTCTGGTGAAGACCCTGGCCCCGCGTTGCCATTTCGTGATGAGCGCGGGCAGCGCCGAAGACGGCGCACAGTGGCTGCGTGGCCACCACGTGGACCTGATCATCCTGGACATCTCGCTGCCCGGCAAAAGCGGCGTGGTCTGGCTCAAGGAACTGCGCGAGCAAGGCTTCACCGGCGAGGTGATCCTGATCACGGCGTTTGCCGACCTGGACACCGCCATCGAGGCACTGCGCGCGGGCGCATCCGACTTCATCCTCAAGCCGTTTCGTGTGCCGCAGATCCTCAATGCGGTGAAGCACTGCTACGAGCGCTCGCGCCTGCGACGCGAAAACTTCGTGCTGCGCCGCGCCGTGTCGCAGTCCCCCGGGCGAGGCAGCGCGCTGGTGGGCCAGTCGCCCGACCTGCAGCAACTGCGCGCGTCCATTGCTCGCGTGGCGCCGGTCAACAGCACGGTGTTGCTGCAAGGCGAGTCGGGCACCGGCAAGGAGCTGGTGGCGCGCGAACTGCACGCCCAGAGCAGTCGCGCCAGCGGGCCGTTCGTGCCGGTGAATTGCGCGGCGGTCTCGCCCGAACTGATCGAGAGCGAGCTGTTCGGCCACGCCAGGGGCGCGTTCACCGGTGCCACTCGCGCGCGCGATGGCCTGTTTCACTACGCGCAGGGCGGCACACTGTTTCTCGACGAGATCGCCGAGCTGCCGCTGCCCATCCAGGCCACGCTGCTGCGCGCCATCGAAGACCTGAAGATCCGCCCGGTGGGCAGCGAGCAGCTGGTGCCGCTGAACCTGCGCATCATCGCGGCGACCAACCGCCAGCTCAGCGCTGAAGTGGAGGCCGGCCGTTTCCGCAAGGACCTGTTCTTCCGCCTGCAGGTGGTCGACTTGAACCTCGCGCCCCTGCGCGCGCACAAACAGGACATCCCCGAGCTGGTGGCCCACTTCGTGGCGCAGCTCGCGCCCTCGCTGGGCGTGGAGCCGCTGACCATCAGCGCGCAGGAGATGGACTTTCTCGCCCAGTACGACTGGCCAGGCAATGTGCGCGAACTGCGCAACCTGATCGAACGCTCGCTGATCCTGGGCGCGCTCAACGTGTCGGCGCTGTATCCGGGCGTGAACAAGGCGCTGGACAACGCCACGGCACCGACCATGCCGACCGATCTGCACGCGATGGAGAAGCTGCACATCCTCACCGTGCTCGAATCGGTGCAGGGCGACAAAACACGTGCCGCCCAGTTGCTGGGCGTGTCGCGCCGCACACTCGAACGAAGAGTGGCGGAGTGGGCGAGCCCGTGA
- a CDS encoding sensor histidine kinase — translation MTLWRTPRWLAGSVRNKLLAMALLPLLVAFPMLVIALALWGNVAYDRLLITKVRSDLAVAHGYFEQVLGEVGSGTLGVAGSQALYAALRLATPADKKGLSEQLALSRERLGLDFLLLYDAQGKPLARAVPTGLSSADATASIPPMPAALGAALPPGQTSARARLLLLEPDGLDAFAPHLSARLRIPLVATRNAAPATREAEHRAMVMLSTHPVLDARGQTIALLAGGLLLNQNLGFIDHINRIVYPDGALPFGSQGTATLFMDDVRITTNVRLFQDQRAIGTRVSQAVRDAVLGRGNTWLDRAFVVNDWYVSAYEPLQDATGARIGMLYVGFTEAPFRLVRYAMLAAMGLIFLGVMALSAWFSLRWARSIFQPVQRMNRTMQLVEEGQPRARVGEISARDELGALAGHLDELLDVIDDKTAALRRWGEELDHKVAERTHELEMSNASLQMAQQQLVKSEKLAAIGQLTASIAHEINNPIAVMQGNLDLMRETLGAQAQPVIGELQLLDEQVERMRLIVTQLLQYARPTEYAGYVESLDLNRTVNDCLVLVGHLLAQTHITVQRDLQGTRRVGCNRQELQQVIINLLINAIQAMPRGGVLRLVTQDWVPDGPHGVHAGGALLRVEDSGLGLSEQAQERLFRPFFTTKNDGNGLGLWISQGLVERYGGSISAANRVDDSGAVFTVRLLTEPLAPTAAPTNDGRPGAQ, via the coding sequence GTGACGCTTTGGCGCACGCCGCGATGGCTCGCGGGCTCGGTCCGCAACAAGCTGCTGGCCATGGCCTTGCTGCCGCTGCTGGTGGCATTTCCGATGCTGGTGATCGCGCTGGCGCTGTGGGGCAACGTGGCCTACGACCGGCTCCTGATCACCAAGGTGCGCAGCGACCTGGCGGTGGCGCACGGCTATTTCGAACAGGTGCTCGGCGAGGTCGGTTCGGGCACGCTGGGGGTGGCCGGCTCGCAGGCGCTCTACGCCGCGCTGCGACTGGCCACACCGGCCGACAAAAAGGGCTTGAGCGAACAACTCGCGTTGTCCCGCGAACGGCTTGGTCTGGACTTCCTGCTGCTTTACGACGCGCAGGGCAAACCGCTGGCGCGCGCCGTGCCCACGGGCCTCAGCAGCGCCGATGCCACCGCGTCCATCCCGCCCATGCCCGCAGCGCTCGGCGCAGCCTTGCCGCCTGGCCAAACCAGTGCGCGGGCCCGGTTGCTGCTGCTGGAGCCCGATGGCCTGGACGCGTTTGCACCCCATCTGTCTGCGCGCCTGCGCATCCCGCTGGTGGCCACGCGCAATGCCGCGCCCGCCACGCGCGAGGCCGAGCACCGCGCCATGGTGATGCTGTCCACCCACCCGGTGCTGGACGCTCGGGGCCAGACCATCGCCTTGCTCGCCGGCGGGCTGCTGCTGAACCAGAACCTCGGCTTCATCGACCACATCAACCGCATTGTTTACCCCGACGGTGCATTGCCCTTCGGCAGCCAGGGCACGGCCACGCTGTTCATGGACGATGTGCGCATCACCACCAACGTGCGCCTGTTCCAGGACCAGCGCGCCATCGGCACCCGGGTGTCACAGGCGGTGCGCGACGCGGTGCTCGGCCGCGGCAACACCTGGCTGGACCGCGCCTTCGTGGTGAACGACTGGTACGTGTCTGCCTACGAGCCCCTGCAGGACGCCACCGGCGCGCGCATCGGCATGCTCTACGTGGGATTCACCGAAGCACCGTTTCGCCTGGTGCGCTACGCCATGCTGGCGGCGATGGGCCTGATCTTCCTCGGTGTGATGGCGCTCTCGGCCTGGTTCTCCCTGCGCTGGGCGCGCAGCATCTTTCAGCCGGTGCAGCGCATGAACCGCACCATGCAGCTGGTGGAAGAAGGCCAGCCGCGCGCGCGCGTGGGTGAGATCTCGGCGCGCGATGAGCTGGGCGCACTGGCCGGCCACCTGGACGAGCTGCTCGACGTCATCGACGACAAGACCGCCGCGCTTCGGCGCTGGGGCGAGGAGCTCGACCACAAGGTGGCCGAGCGCACCCACGAGCTGGAGATGAGCAACGCCTCGCTGCAGATGGCACAGCAGCAGTTGGTCAAGAGCGAGAAGCTCGCAGCCATCGGCCAGCTCACCGCCAGCATCGCGCACGAGATCAACAACCCCATCGCGGTGATGCAGGGCAACCTCGACCTGATGCGCGAGACCCTGGGCGCCCAGGCGCAGCCGGTGATTGGCGAACTTCAGTTGCTCGACGAGCAGGTCGAGCGCATGCGCCTGATCGTCACGCAACTGCTGCAGTACGCCCGCCCCACCGAGTACGCGGGCTACGTGGAATCGCTGGACCTCAACCGCACGGTCAACGACTGCCTGGTGCTGGTGGGACACCTGCTGGCCCAGACCCACATCACGGTGCAGCGGGACCTGCAGGGCACGCGCCGCGTGGGCTGCAACCGGCAAGAACTGCAGCAGGTGATCATCAACCTGCTGATCAACGCGATCCAGGCCATGCCGCGAGGTGGTGTGCTGCGGCTGGTCACTCAAGACTGGGTGCCCGACGGGCCACACGGCGTGCACGCGGGCGGCGCGCTGCTGCGCGTGGAAGATTCCGGCCTGGGGCTGAGTGAGCAAGCCCAGGAGCGTTTGTTCCGTCCTTTCTTCACAACGAAGAACGACGGCAACGGCCTGGGCCTGTGGATCAGCCAGGGCCTGGTGGAACGCTACGGCGGCAGCATCTCGGCGGCCAACCGCGTCGACGACAGCGGCGCCGTGTTCACTGTCCGCTTGTTGACCGAGCCGCTTGCGCCAACGGCTGCACCGACGAACGACGGGCGGCCCGGTGCGCAGTGA